From Brevibacillus marinus, a single genomic window includes:
- a CDS encoding histidine phosphatase family protein, whose protein sequence is METLLFLIRHGETEWNRSGRIQGHSDLKLTPTGEWQADCLAASFVGKYLCAVYSSDLQRARETARRLAEAVGQTVCTLPALRERSYGAWEGLTLEEIRERFPDYRTNEAKYGIESFAAMQQRAVDCLTPIAQRHRNEAVAIVSHGGLINAFLHFITNGALGTGVTRLDNTGVTSVSYRLGQWRVKDVNNTRHLQEPPLFVG, encoded by the coding sequence ATGGAAACACTCCTTTTTTTGATTCGGCACGGCGAAACGGAATGGAACCGCAGCGGGCGCATCCAAGGGCACAGTGATCTGAAACTGACGCCGACCGGGGAATGGCAGGCGGATTGCCTGGCGGCGAGCTTTGTCGGCAAATACCTCTGTGCCGTCTATTCCAGTGATTTGCAGCGCGCGCGGGAAACGGCGCGGCGGCTGGCGGAAGCAGTCGGCCAAACCGTGTGCACCCTGCCCGCGCTGCGTGAACGATCCTATGGTGCCTGGGAAGGACTTACCCTTGAAGAGATTCGCGAGCGGTTTCCCGATTACCGAACCAATGAGGCGAAGTACGGGATTGAGTCGTTTGCGGCGATGCAACAGCGGGCTGTGGACTGCCTGACTCCGATCGCGCAGCGCCATCGAAATGAGGCGGTTGCCATTGTCAGCCACGGCGGATTGATTAATGCTTTTCTTCATTTCATCACCAACGGAGCGTTGGGAACGGGCGTAACCCGGCTTGACAATACCGGGGTGACCAGTGTCTCCTATCGCTTGGGCCAGTGGAGAGTAAAGGACGTGAACAATACCCGGCACCTGCAGGAACCTCCGTTGTTCGTCGGCTGA